From Rhizophagus irregularis chromosome 9, complete sequence, the proteins below share one genomic window:
- a CDS encoding GTP-binding protein of the rab, with amino-acid sequence MNPEYDYLFKLLLIGDSGVGKSCLLLRFADDTYTESYISTIGVDFKIRTIDLEGKTVKLQIWDTAGQERFRTITSSYYRGAHGIIVVYDVTDQDTFANVKQWLQEIDRYACEGVNKLLVGNKSDLTNKKVVEYTTAKEFAEQLNIPFLETSAKNATNVEQAFLTMAKQIKDRMGTTTVSPGTQKQTVKVGPGTSVPQQQSGGCC; translated from the exons ATGAATCCAGAATA tgaCTACCTCTTTAAACTTCTGTTGATCGGCGATTCTGGGGTTGGCAAATCATGCTTGCTACTTCGATTCGCCGATGATACATATACAGAGAGTTATATTAGTACTATTGGGGTTGATTTT AAAATTCGTACTATTGATCTTGAAGGCAAAACCGTTAAGTTACAAATC tggGATACTGCTGGACAAGAACGATTTCGTACAATCACTTCTTCTTATTATCGCGGTGCCCATGGAATCATTGTTGTTTATGATGTTACTGATCAAGATACTTTTGCAAATGTAAAGCAATGGCTTCAGGAAATTGACCGTTATGCTTGTGAAGGTGTTAATAAATTGTTAGTTGGAAATAAGAGCGATTTGACGAATAAAAAAGTAGTAGAATATACAACTGCTAAG GAATTTGCCGAGCAATTGAATATTCCATTCTTGGAGACTTCTGCCAAGAATGCTACGAATGTCGAACAAGCTTTCTTAACAATGGCTAAACAAATTAAAGACAG AATGGGTACAACAACCGTCTCTCCGGGAACTCAGAAGCAAACCGTTAAAGTTGGTCCAGGTACATCAGTACCACAACAACAAAGTGGAGGTTGTTGTTAG